The genome window AGATTAACACCCACAACCTTAGGGATGATTTCACCGCCTTTTTCCACATAGACCATATCACCGATACGGATGTCCAGTAACTGTATCTGGTCGGAGTTGTGCAAAGAGGCTCTTTTTACTGTGGTACCCGCCAGACGTACCGGTTCCAGGTTCGCTACGGGAGTAACGGCACCGGTTCGTCCAACCTGGTAGGATATGGAATTCAAACGCGTCTCGACACGTTCCGCAGGAAATTTGTAAGCAACAGCCCAGCGCGGACTTTTCGAACGCAAACCCAGCTGCCTTTGCTGGGTAAGACTGTCTACCTTTATGACAATACCGTCTATATCAAATGGCAGGGAATCACGTTCCTTTTCCCATTTGTCAATGAATTGCATGATTTCTTCTATGGTGTGGCATATCGCTGCATAAGGAGGTACCTTAAATCCCCATTCCTTCGCTTTTTGCAGGTTTTCGTAATGCGACTGTGTGGGTAATTGCTCGCCCAACAGGTAATAAAGATAGCAATCAAGTGTCCGTTTAGCCACCTGCGCCGAATTCTGCATTTTCAAAGTCCCTGACGCTGCATTCCGCGGATTGGCAAATGGGGTCTCTCCTATCTCGATCCGTTCAGCATTCAGTTTCTCAAAAACATGGTGAGGCATCATGATCTCACCTCGTATCTCAAATTCTTCCGGCCAGTCATTCCCATGAAGTTTCAAAGGAATACTTTTGATGGTCCGTATATTGGCCGTGACATCATCGCCCTGTATTCCGTCGCCACGTGTAACCGCGCGCAGTAATTCCCCATTACGGTAGGTGAGACTGATAGAGGCCCCGTCATACTTCAGCTCGCATACATAACGATGATCGCTGGCCAACTCTTTGGTTACCCGGGTATCAAAATCATGCAGTTCTTCCTCACTATAGGTATTATTCAGGGAAAGCATAGGATATTCATGTATTACCTGACTGAATTCGGCGTTGATATCATTACCCACACGCTGGGTAGGGGAATTCGGATCGGCATATTCGGGATGTTCCTTTTCCAGCTTTTCCAACTCCTTCATCATCATATCATAATCAAAATCGCTTATTATAGGTTGCGACTGTACATAATACAAATAATTGTGCCTCTCGAGCTCCTTGCGCAAAGTATTGATGCGCTGCATAACGTTATCCATAGTGTGATCGGTCATTTACTTTTCAATGACTGCAAAGTTAAAAATTTATTGTTTGGCACATTTTGATATGCACTGATAAGATCATATATTTGTCATAATAATTGGGAGAAAGTATCGTTCAGCTTCAATAAATATAACACAGATAATTTTTATAGGAAAAATAGTCGTCCGGTCACCAAATTCACCCGGGAAAACCGGATAATTATTGTTTCGTATGAACGATATTTTAACAACGGAAAAATCAGAAGGTGGAAGAACCTGTCATAATTATCCGTATCTTTGCCAGCCCAAAAATTCTGCACGAGCAGTATCTCATAACTTTTAAAGAAGAGGATTATCAGGATGTCGGATTCCGGCCAAACCATAGAGGTGTATGGTGCACGTGAGCACAACCTAAAAAACATAGATGTTTGTATTCCCCGTGATACATTGACAGTCATTACCGGTTTGAGTGGTAGTGGAAAGTCATCATTGGCTTTTGATACCATTTATGCCGAAGGCCAACGGCGTTATATTGAGACGCTATCAGCTTATGCCCGGCAGTTCCTGGGAAATATGGAACGCCCCGATGTGGACAAGATCACAGGACTGAGCCCGGTTATTGCCATCGAGCAAAAGACGGTCAGCAAAAATCCGCGCAGTACGGTGGGAACCATTACAGAAATCTATGATTTCCTGCGTTTGCTTTTTGCCCGCGCTGCAGATGCATATTCCATGAATACCGGAGAACTGATGGTAAAATATACGGACGACCAGATCATCGATCTGATCATCGAGCGTTTTTCCGGCAGGCCTATTTATATACTGGCTCCCATGGTTAAGGGACGTAAGGGGCATTACAAGGAGTTATTCGAACAGATCCGTAAACGGGGCTTTTTATATGCCCGGATAGATGGTGAAGTCCGGGAACTGAAACAAGGACTGAAAGTAGACAGGTACAAACTGCATTATATCGAAACGGTAGTAGACAAACTGGTGGTAGATACCAATGACCGGAAACGGTTGAAGGCTTCAGTACAAACAGCCATGAAAGCAGGAAAAGGGGTCATCCTGGTCATGGATAAAGATACCGGAGAGAACCGTTATTACAGCCGACAACTGATGTGTCCGACAACAGGCTTATCATATAATGAGCCGGCACCACATACCTTTTCTTTTAATTCGCCTCAGGGAGCCTGCCCCCGCTGTAACGGTCTGGGAGAAATTACTGAAGTGGATATGAGTAAGATCATTCCCGATCCCCGTGAAAATATAAGGAAGGGAGGTATTATTCCTTTAGGACCGGCTAAGGCTTCGGTGATCTTCAATCAGGTAGAAGCCATTGCTTCCAAATTCGGTTGTACCCTGAATACTCCGCTCGGAGAATTTCCCGATGAAGCCCTGCAGGCTATTTTGTATGGCACGGAAGGAACTTTTAAGGTGAAAAGTCCTCACGGCGGATTTGAATACCAGATCAATTTTGAAGGGGTAGTGAATTATGTGACACAGGAACATGCCGAAAATCCGTCCAAAAAAGCCCAGAACTGGGCAGGACAGTTTGTCCGCCGGATTGTCTGTCCTGAATGTAACGGAGCCCGCCTGAAACAGGAATCGCTTCATTTCCGTATCCATGATAAAAATATTGCCGAATTGGCAGCAATGGACATCATCACCCTGAGCAAATGGTTCGAAACGATCGAAGACCAGCTGTCTGAGAAACAGAAGCGCATCGCCCATGAGATCATCAAGGAGATACGTACCCGCATCAGTTTCCTGCTGGATGTGGGATTATATTATCTTTCCCTTAACCTCAATTCCCGTAGCCTGTCCGGAGGGGAAAGCCAGCGCATCAGGCTTGCCACCCAGATAGGTTCACAGTTGGTGAATGTATTGTATATTCTGGACGAACCGAGCATCGGACTGCACCAACGGGATAACCGCAGGTTGATACAGGCACTGCAACGGTTACGCGATATGGGTAATTCGGTGATCGTAGTAGAACATGACCGGGAAATGATCCTTTCCGCTGATTATGTCGTAGATATGGGGCCGCTGGCAGGACGAAAAGGCGGAGAAATAGTAGCCGCAGGGACACCGGATAAGATCATGAAGAGTGACTCGCTGACAGCACAATACCTTGATGGCCGCAAATCGATCGAAATACCCAAAGTCCGCCGGGAAGGTAACGGTAAGATACTCCGTATAAAAGGAGCCAAAGGGAATAACCTGAAGAATATCACCGTTGACTTTCCATTAGGAAAATTCATTTGCGTTACCGGAGTCTCCGGAAGCGGAAAATCGACATTGATCAATGATACGCTACAACCGATACTCAGTAAGCATTTCTACCGGTCGTTACAGGAACCCTTGCCATATGACAGCATCGAAGGATTGCCGAATGTCGATAAGGTAATACAGGTAGACCAGTCTCCATTGGGGCGTACACCCCGTTCCAATCCGGCCACTTATACCGGCCTTTTCTCGGATATCCGGGAATTGTTTTCAAAGACGCCGGAAGCCATGATCCGGGGATACAAGCCGGGACGTTTTTCCTTCAATGTCAAGGGAGGAAGATGTGAAACCTGTGG of Bacteroidales bacterium contains these proteins:
- the ligA gene encoding NAD-dependent DNA ligase LigA codes for the protein MTDHTMDNVMQRINTLRKELERHNYLYYVQSQPIISDFDYDMMMKELEKLEKEHPEYADPNSPTQRVGNDINAEFSQVIHEYPMLSLNNTYSEEELHDFDTRVTKELASDHRYVCELKYDGASISLTYRNGELLRAVTRGDGIQGDDVTANIRTIKSIPLKLHGNDWPEEFEIRGEIMMPHHVFEKLNAERIEIGETPFANPRNAASGTLKMQNSAQVAKRTLDCYLYYLLGEQLPTQSHYENLQKAKEWGFKVPPYAAICHTIEEIMQFIDKWEKERDSLPFDIDGIVIKVDSLTQQRQLGLRSKSPRWAVAYKFPAERVETRLNSISYQVGRTGAVTPVANLEPVRLAGTTVKRASLHNSDQIQLLDIRIGDMVYVEKGGEIIPKVVGVNLEKRPENSLPTQFITKCPECGTGLVRNDGEAAWYCPNEDGCPPQIKGRIEHFISRKAMNIDSLGEGKIELLYDKGLLRQVSDLYHLTYEQLFGLEKIIPDDNGNAKKISFREKTAEKILSGIEASKQVPFERVLYAIGIRFVGETIAQKLARNFTSIDALARAGFDELVSVDEIGGRIAGSVVDFFDRISNREMIEQLREAGLQFAMDESSHQQKSEALKGKSIVVSGVFSIPRDDIKKMVEEHGGKNSGSISSKTDYVLAGEKMGPEKLKKAEKLNIPIISEEEFMQMIAGNE
- the uvrA gene encoding excinuclease ABC subunit UvrA; its protein translation is MSDSGQTIEVYGAREHNLKNIDVCIPRDTLTVITGLSGSGKSSLAFDTIYAEGQRRYIETLSAYARQFLGNMERPDVDKITGLSPVIAIEQKTVSKNPRSTVGTITEIYDFLRLLFARAADAYSMNTGELMVKYTDDQIIDLIIERFSGRPIYILAPMVKGRKGHYKELFEQIRKRGFLYARIDGEVRELKQGLKVDRYKLHYIETVVDKLVVDTNDRKRLKASVQTAMKAGKGVILVMDKDTGENRYYSRQLMCPTTGLSYNEPAPHTFSFNSPQGACPRCNGLGEITEVDMSKIIPDPRENIRKGGIIPLGPAKASVIFNQVEAIASKFGCTLNTPLGEFPDEALQAILYGTEGTFKVKSPHGGFEYQINFEGVVNYVTQEHAENPSKKAQNWAGQFVRRIVCPECNGARLKQESLHFRIHDKNIAELAAMDIITLSKWFETIEDQLSEKQKRIAHEIIKEIRTRISFLLDVGLYYLSLNLNSRSLSGGESQRIRLATQIGSQLVNVLYILDEPSIGLHQRDNRRLIQALQRLRDMGNSVIVVEHDREMILSADYVVDMGPLAGRKGGEIVAAGTPDKIMKSDSLTAQYLDGRKSIEIPKVRREGNGKILRIKGAKGNNLKNITVDFPLGKFICVTGVSGSGKSTLINDTLQPILSKHFYRSLQEPLPYDSIEGLPNVDKVIQVDQSPLGRTPRSNPATYTGLFSDIRELFSKTPEAMIRGYKPGRFSFNVKGGRCETCGGAGVQTIEMNFLPNVYVPCNICNGKRYNRETLEVKYNGKNISDVLDMTINMAVEFFQNHASILPHLLALQQVGLGYIKLGQPSTTLSGGESQRVKLATELAKKDTGNTFYILDEPTTGLHFDDVRALLDVLNRLADRGNTVVVIEHNLDVIKVADHIIDIGPEGGSGGGKLICTGTPEEVARHKKSYTAKFLREEGIG